The following DNA comes from Streptomyces globosus.
CCGCGTAGAAGCGGAACTGGCCGGTCGCGGAGGTCGGGACCTCCGCGGTGAACTCGCCGGTCGAGTCGAGGAGGCGGACGTAGCCGCTGACGGGCTCGCCGTCCTTGGTCACCTGGCCCTGGATGGCCGTCTCACCGGGCTTGAGGGTGGCGAGGTCGGGCCCGCCGATCTGTGCTC
Coding sequences within:
- a CDS encoding DUF1416 domain-containing protein, with product MCGAQIGGPDLATLKPGETAIQGQVTKDGEPVSGYVRLLDSTGEFTAEVPTSATGQFRFYAATGSWTLRALVPGGQADRAVVVSEAGGVTDVAIAV